The Drosophila biarmipes strain raj3 chromosome X, RU_DBia_V1.1, whole genome shotgun sequence genome includes the window ACGTTGCCCAAAAGTCGAGCTCCCATGGCGTTGAATGACAATTCAATTTAGCTGGCCCCTCTCCCGCATTCTTGGCCACCTCGCTGACACCTTGATTTTTTCCGCGTTGCGTGTGCGTGCACTGAGCGAAATTGCCAGGCCAGATTGAacttaattaaacaaatttaaaaatgtaaaaatgctACTTCTTCTTACGCCAATACCGCTACTTCAAAGTTGAAGGCCCGGAAGAAGCTCGAGTTTCTCGCAGTGTCTGGCTAGCTGGCTAATTCTTCCGATTCTTCGGACCGTTCTTCTGGGGCTTTTCTTCTGCCGCCGCCGGGGCTTATCAGGGGCGGCGAGAGCGGGGAAACCAAGCCGAGAAACCGCAAGAGGCAGCAAAGCGCGTCGCGGGCGGTGGTGCGGGGTCGTTTGCGGTTTTCTGCATTTCTGCCACTGCCACGTCTCCCGCCGCCCAAGCCCCTCCCCCCACGTGGCTCTCTATGATTTTCATTGTTCGTGAGCCAGGTACGTTAGGGGTCTATGACCAAAAAGCCAGGCCAAACAGCTGGCGATGGCCGCAGAGAGCTCCCCCGGCCCGCGCCTGGGATCGCATTGCGCTGCCGGCCAGTGGCCACCTGAGAAACCACTGGGCAGCCGGTAGCCTCTAGCCTAAAACCCGGCCATTCATCGCTCCCGACCCAGTCGAAGACGAGGAAACTGCCGCCAGAAGGGGGTTCACAGCCCCGCCGGGCATTCACTTGCGCTCGCGGGGCAGGGGGGCGGCGCTCTGTGAATTTCGTTTCTCCACGAGTGCGCTACACCCCAAACAGCCGGCCACTTCGCTGGCCTTCCCACACCCGGGGAGACGCCAAGATCGGGTGACGGACTGCGGATTACGGAACGATATCTCGGAACAGAGTGGGAAACGGAAGCAGACGATATCAGGGCAGTGGTACTGCTGGCACAGACCTTCCAACTGTATCTGTGAGCTGCGATCAATAACATAAGCAGATACTGGGCATGGTATAAGGTAACCAACTTAGTTTTTTGAAGCAAAAATATCACAGATCTAGGGGTtgctaaaataaatttcaagcTCATTTCtggtataaaataaatgctatCTAACTTTTATATTCAGAAAAATGTATCACACATTTATTTGTACTAAAACATAGGCTAGGTATCAATCAGAGAGGGATACGAGAAGGTGTTTGATGAGAAAACCCCGGCATTTTTGGGAACTAACTTTAACCAGTTGATAAGATAAGTTTGATGAAGCACATGCTGTAATTATCTATCACATATCTGTAAATACTATATAGATACAGTGATCTTGGGATATAGTATGAGAATATGGTATTTGCTGCGGGTTTCCTCATTTCTTGGAACTAACTTTAGGGAGTTGATAAGAAAGGATTGGTAGATCACATatctataattattatatagaTACAGTGACCTAAAGATattatgatatgatatttaATAAGATAGGATGGGTAGATCACACACTGTAATAATCCATCACATATCTATGTTTTTTGTATAGATCGCTGATCCTAAGATGTATGATATAAATATGATACTTAACGAGGAAACCCGGGACATTTTTTGGAACTAACTTTAAACAGATAAGATACGATTGATAAATCACATACTATAATTACCTATCACAGatctataattattatatagaTACAGTGATCTTAGGATATATGATATGAGCAAATATGATGTTTGACGGAGCAACCCCAGACATGTTTTGGAACTAACTTTGAACATATAAGATTGGATTATTATAAAGACATAGTGATCTCAAGATATAGGTTGGTGTATAATACGACTTTGATGAGGAAATCCCGGAGACTCTTCGGAACTATCTCTTCACTTTTGATGAGATACCAGAGGTAAATCGTTGTGATCGATATCGTGGTGATCTTGGGTAGATACCCCCCGAAATTTTGGACCGACTTCCCGCTGCCGCAGCGGACTGCGCAGTCGCTGCGACCCCGCTGCCCGGTTTACCGCTCGAATTATGCGCTGCTCTCTTTGATATGTTTATGCCTGTGCTGTCGGCCTTTGTTCGCCGCGCTGCCAGATGTTGTGCGTTGTGTGTTGCACGGTGTGTTTGGCCGGCGAcagtaaattatttttagaaaacggTTTCATTTTCGCCAACGTTTCTAAGCGACTCTTTTTCCCCGGTTTCTCCGGgcacacataaatatttatgcgcGGCTGCGAGGCTTTAAAGTTTCTTTGTTGATGGTTTACGCTTGGCTGTCTTAGAAGCAGAAAGTGAAGTCTCGGAGTTTCACTTCCccgaaaattatataattaatgCGCTTTTAATCGTCTTCGTTTCgaaaagcagcaacaacaatgggaATTTGGCCCAAGCCTTCTTTCCACTGCACTCTTTACTCACCCTTCGTCCCGCGCGGGTGGTGGGGAGGAGGACGGCTGGGGGGAGGTGGGGAGGAGAGAAGGAGGCTCGGCAACAATCAAAATCAATCAAACGGTTCTTCTCCTGGGCTCTCGCTCCCGCTTCCTTTCTCGGTAGCCGTCTCCGCTAGTTTCGCACGTATGTATGTGTGAGGCACTTGCACCTTAGCCTCTTTCTCCTTGTTTTATTGCTATTTTTGGCTGCTGCAcggagaaaaaaaaagaaaataaaagagaccgcacacacgcacacacactcggggAACAGCTGCCGCCTTAATTACATTAGAAATTCGTAAGCGAAGCCTTGCAACAATGGAAGAATGCAGCTAATTAGCAATTATTCGCGGCTCTTGTTTTAGTTTCTTCTGTTTCCGTTTCTGCCTGTGTTCTTGTTGCACAAATTCCAATTAGACGAAGCCGCCATCTGCAAATgccatttgttgttgttcctgCAGTTGGCTGCCGTTAGTCCCGTTATTctgcagacacacacacacacacaacgaGTGCAGTGGCGGGGCGCGCGGAGGGGGGCGAGAGAGGGTCCGATAGCCGATGACCTCCGCCTGGTGGgcaattaatattcatttagtTTGCCTCcgttacaattaaaaatatgactTTGCACTGGCGGACGGCGGAGATGCTGCGCTCGACTGGCTGCCTTATTTATAGAAGTGTCGCACGGACTCGCAGGCCTCCGATTGGAAATCACCGCACGCTGCACACTGCACTCGCGCGCTGCTCGCGGGTTAAAAGCTATCGCGGCGGGCTAATACCGCTACCGCCGCAGCCTGGCAATATGTTAcgcttttcttttgttattgttgttggtggCCAGGCAAACGCCAAACAATCCGCTCGACGCGCTGCGTTTTTTGTTGTCGCgctttgttattgttgttatcGCTGGCGATGGCAGGCCGTCGATAGGTCTGGCCGATTGGCGCCAAAATATACCAGAAGACCAAACGCCTGCAGTGCGGTACTACtaattttcaaatgttttgTTTGCGCAATtaatggttccttagatcctTAGATAGACGATTTTATATGAAAATCCTCTTCAAAACTGATTTATTTCCATTCTGGGCACAGAATAGTTTCATATTCTTGCAAGTTTATGAATGAATAATTGTAGAAACATCATTTATGCATTACTTTTATGGTATTCAAAACCAGTTCCACCGCAAAAACACACCTGAGAACCAAAACTTGGCCATAGAAACACCAGTAGCGAGTCCTATTCATAAGCTTTAATGGCCATTACGATACGCTTGTGCAAAAAAAAGGATGCTATGCTAAATCTAGAGGAGGGGAGGGCACCGCTGCTACTCCCTGACCCGCTCCACCTCGCTGGCGTCGAAGGGCACCTCCTCCACCTTGTGCAGGCCCGAGAAGCGGATGATCTTGCCGGTGCCCTCGACCTTCAGGTGCTTGGCGAACTGCTGCGCCGGCGACAgggccagctcctcctccgtCTTGTAGCCGTAGTACTTGGCCCAGTCGTTGCGCCCGGTGTAGACCATGTAGCAGACGAGGCCGAAGGCCTGCCAGGCCAGGACGGCGTAGCCGATGCTCAGGCGCCGCTTCCACAGCTCCGCCCGGTGCTCCGGGATGGGGTTGGTGTTGCGTCGCACCCAGCGGCGCAGCCACTTCATCTCGAACAGCGCCATTCGGTGTTTATTTGATGGAAATGCCTGCTTTGTTATGTAAAGTAACGAGCCAAATTGTAAACAAAAGCGAACAGCTGACGGCCAGGGCTGCCAGATGTGGGCTGTCAATAAGACCATCAACCTAACCCCCAGCTGTGATGGCTTAAAATCtagcattatttttttaacttgccTTACATTAACAAACAAGCAATCtcatttctttaaaaacacCAATATTTAGTGGCCTTAACCCCAAATGGCCTTAAAAAACCACCCCTGCGCCAGGGGTGGCAGCCCAGCCAGCCAACGGTGCTTCGGCTTCAGAGTTGCCACCCTTTGTGTCCAAAATGTAGCTAGATGTTAGAAAtggctttttctttttaaaaacatgtttttagaATCGCTTTTTATGTTATATAATAATGTTAATCAAATgcataaagttactaattttgaaaaatcacATCCCAAGGCCTAAACAGCCATAATTTCAGCTGGCAGTATGCGAAGGTATGCCCACCTGGCTGTAAAGTAGCTGGACCGGCAGCACTGGAAGAACCCAGAACAGAAGATAATGAAACTCCGATCGGGGCAAACAAAGCGAGTGCTCCCGATCCGCAGGCAAAAGGCAGGAGAGATCAGGCAACCAGCAGACGGAGACCGGGCGAGCAGTGCGGCCATTGGCCCCGCCGGACACCGGGCATAGTTACCATTCGCCAACCGCAACCAGGGTCGCGCACTCCCAGTGGAGGTCAGGGGGTGCTCCAGCTCGTACCGACGAGCCTCGGCTCTCGGGAACCCAGTAAGCGGGGCATTTGACATAAGTCACCCTTCACCTTAACCAGAGTCATTCGTAAATTTCTAGTTGATCCCAACGCACATCTACTGGAATTTGGAAGCTGGaactaaaaaccaaaaacacaCAACACAAGATGCCCACCACTCAGCACTCGCCACAAGGCCATGCCCACAGCCACTCCCTGGCCCAAGGACACGCCCTCGACAGGAGCGAGGCCAAGGACGCGGCGGAGAACGGCGGCGAGGCGGGCAACATGCCCGACCTGTCCACATTGTCGCTGGACGAACTGAAGCAGCTGGACAGGGATCCCGAGTTCTTCGACGACTTCATCGAGGAGATGTCCGTGGTGCAGCACCTGAACGAGGAACTCGACTCCATGATGAACCAGGTGGAGAACATATCAAGTGGGTGGGTCCAAGGCGGAGGGCCGGACAGAGATGCACTAAATCCCCTTCATACTTCCACTCTAGGGGAGAACGAGAGCAAGGGCAGCCACCTGGTGGAGCTGAAGCGCCGGCTCAGCGATGAT containing:
- the LOC108023282 gene encoding uncharacterized protein LOC108023282 produces the protein MVLLTAHIWQPWPSAVRFCLQFGSLLYITKQAFPSNKHRMALFEMKWLRRWVRRNTNPIPEHRAELWKRRLSIGYAVLAWQAFGLVCYMVYTGRNDWAKYYGYKTEEELALSPAQQFAKHLKVEGTGKIIRFSGLHKVEEVPFDASEVERVRE
- the LOC108023765 gene encoding vacuolar protein sorting-associated protein 37C → MPTTQHSPQGHAHSHSLAQGHALDRSEAKDAAENGGEAGNMPDLSTLSLDELKQLDRDPEFFDDFIEEMSVVQHLNEELDSMMNQVENISRENESKGSHLVELKRRLSDDYTALKTLGEKCDQLNKKYLKKSEEYAPQHIRELLQIAASNADADCDRHVEHFLNGKIDVQTFLNTYQSSKKISAERKAKEERLGTQLSALERAGI